One region of Pseudomonas alvandae genomic DNA includes:
- a CDS encoding ATP-dependent DNA ligase has product MKAFAELYAELDATTSSNAKLAAMQNYFAKAPAEDAAWAVYFLSGGRPRQLVPVKILREVAVQVSGLSLWLFEESYQAVGDLAETISLVLPESPHSSDEGLARWIEEKLLPLRGESPEVLAERLPVLWSQLDRPSLMLCIKLITGSFRVGVSKLLVTRALAAMAGLDSKRVAQRLVGYTDLSHRPTAASYLKLIAIESADEHAQRGGQPYPFFLAHALSAPVDQFDSLLGPASDWQVEWKWDGIRAQVIKRDGHLWVWSRGEDLVTERFPELHPLAQALPDGTVIDGEIVVWKAPQSVTEDAFDPEAPLQPAVQPFALLQQRIGRKTLGKKILEDAPVVVMAYDLLEWQGEDWRSRPQAERREQLETLVARCHSPVLLPSPVVTGRDWLDLAHQREASRSLGVEGMMLKARNALYGVGRTKDMGVWWKWKIDPFSVDAVLIYAQRGHGRRASLYSDYTFAVWDNPPGSRERTLVPFAKAYSGLTDAEMRQVDSIVRKTTVEKFGPVSSVTPTLVFELGFEGIALSKRHKSGIAVRFPRMLRWRQDKTVEEADTLATLQDLLK; this is encoded by the coding sequence ATGAAAGCCTTTGCCGAGCTGTACGCCGAACTGGACGCCACCACTTCCAGCAACGCCAAGCTGGCCGCCATGCAGAATTATTTCGCCAAGGCGCCAGCCGAGGACGCCGCCTGGGCGGTGTATTTCCTGTCCGGCGGCCGGCCACGGCAATTGGTGCCAGTGAAAATCCTTCGGGAGGTGGCGGTCCAGGTGTCCGGCTTGTCGTTGTGGCTGTTCGAGGAAAGTTACCAGGCCGTGGGCGACCTGGCCGAAACCATCTCGCTGGTGTTGCCGGAGTCGCCCCACAGTTCCGACGAAGGCCTGGCGCGGTGGATCGAAGAAAAGCTGCTGCCGTTACGCGGCGAGTCGCCTGAAGTACTGGCCGAACGACTGCCGGTGCTATGGTCGCAGCTTGACCGACCAAGCCTGATGCTGTGCATCAAACTCATCACCGGCAGTTTCCGCGTCGGCGTGTCCAAGCTGTTGGTGACCCGGGCGCTCGCCGCCATGGCCGGCCTGGACAGCAAACGGGTGGCTCAGCGGCTGGTGGGCTACACCGATTTGTCCCATCGACCGACAGCGGCCAGCTATCTCAAGCTGATCGCTATCGAATCCGCTGACGAACATGCCCAGCGCGGCGGCCAGCCTTATCCGTTCTTCCTGGCCCATGCGTTGTCTGCGCCAGTGGATCAATTCGACTCACTGCTGGGGCCGGCCAGTGATTGGCAGGTGGAATGGAAATGGGACGGGATCCGCGCCCAGGTGATCAAGCGCGACGGACATTTGTGGGTGTGGTCGCGAGGCGAGGACTTGGTGACTGAACGCTTTCCGGAATTGCATCCCCTGGCCCAGGCGTTGCCCGACGGTACGGTGATCGATGGCGAAATCGTGGTCTGGAAAGCCCCGCAATCAGTCACCGAGGACGCCTTCGACCCGGAGGCGCCGCTACAACCGGCGGTGCAGCCCTTCGCCTTGTTGCAGCAACGTATCGGTCGCAAGACCCTGGGCAAGAAAATCCTTGAAGACGCCCCCGTGGTGGTGATGGCCTACGACCTGCTGGAATGGCAAGGCGAGGACTGGCGCAGCCGGCCCCAGGCCGAGCGCCGCGAGCAGTTGGAAACCCTGGTCGCCCGCTGCCACAGCCCGGTGTTGTTGCCGTCGCCCGTCGTGACCGGCCGGGACTGGCTCGACCTCGCCCACCAGCGCGAAGCCTCCCGTAGCCTGGGCGTCGAAGGCATGATGCTCAAGGCCCGTAACGCCCTGTATGGGGTGGGCCGGACCAAAGACATGGGGGTGTGGTGGAAGTGGAAAATCGACCCGTTCAGCGTCGATGCGGTATTGATCTATGCCCAACGCGGCCATGGCCGACGCGCCAGCCTGTACAGCGACTACACCTTCGCCGTGTGGGACAACCCGCCGGGCAGTCGTGAGCGCACCCTGGTGCCGTTCGCCAAGGCCTATTCAGGGCTGACCGATGCGGAAATGCGCCAGGTCGACAGCATCGTGCGCAAGACCACGGTAGAAAAATTCGGCCCGGTTAGCAGCGTCACGCCGACCCTGGTGTTCGAATTGGGCTTCGAAGGCATCGCCTTGTCCAAGCGCCACAAGAGCGGGATCGCGGTGCGCTTTCCACGGATGTTGCGTTGGCGCCAGGATAAAACCGTCGAAGAGGCCGACACCCTGGCAACACTTCAGGACCTGCTGAAATAA
- a CDS encoding transporter substrate-binding domain-containing protein — MKKALLTLSALALCMAAGAATAKEYKELRFGVDPSYAPFESKAADGSLVGFDIDLGNAICEELKVKCKWVESDFDGMIPGLKANKFDGVISSMTVTPAREKAIDFSSELFSGPTAYVFKKGSGLSEDVASLKGKTVGYEQGTIQEAYAKAVLDKAGVKTQAYQNQDQVYADLTSGRLDAAIQDMLQAELGFLKSPKGEGYEVSKPVDSELLPSKTAIGIKKGNKELKALLDKGIKALHDDGKYAEIQKKHFGDLNLYSGK, encoded by the coding sequence ATGAAAAAAGCACTGCTGACCCTTTCTGCACTGGCATTGTGCATGGCTGCTGGCGCTGCCACGGCCAAGGAATACAAGGAACTGCGTTTTGGTGTCGACCCGTCCTACGCCCCGTTCGAATCCAAGGCCGCCGACGGCAGCCTGGTCGGTTTCGACATCGACCTGGGCAACGCGATCTGCGAAGAACTGAAGGTCAAATGCAAATGGGTCGAAAGCGATTTCGACGGCATGATCCCGGGCCTCAAGGCCAATAAATTCGACGGCGTGATCTCGTCCATGACGGTGACCCCAGCCCGCGAAAAAGCCATCGACTTCTCCAGCGAGCTGTTCTCCGGCCCAACGGCTTATGTATTCAAGAAAGGTTCGGGCCTGAGCGAAGATGTTGCCTCGCTCAAGGGCAAGACCGTCGGCTACGAGCAAGGCACCATCCAGGAAGCCTACGCCAAGGCCGTGCTGGACAAGGCCGGCGTCAAGACCCAGGCCTACCAGAACCAGGACCAGGTCTACGCCGACCTGACCTCCGGCCGCCTCGACGCCGCGATCCAGGACATGCTCCAGGCCGAACTGGGCTTCCTGAAATCGCCAAAAGGCGAAGGCTATGAAGTCAGCAAGCCGGTGGACAGCGAACTGCTGCCATCCAAGACCGCTATCGGTATCAAGAAAGGTAACAAAGAGCTGAAGGCACTTTTGGATAAAGGTATCAAAGCGTTACACGACGACGGCAAGTACGCCGAAATCCAGAAAAAACACTTTGGCGATCTGAATCTGTACAGCGGCAAATAA
- a CDS encoding ABC transporter permease: protein MFEQLLQNLGLSAFSLQGFGPLLMQGTWMTIKLSALSLLLSVLLGLLGASAKLSSVKLLRIPAQLYTTLIRGVPDLVLMLLIFYSLQTWLTSFTDFMEWEYIEINPFGAGVITLGFIYGAYFTETFRGAILAVPRGQVEAATAYGLKRGQRFRYVVFPQMMRFALPGIGNNWMVMLKATALVSIIGLADLVKAAQDAGKSTYQLFYFLVLAALIYLLITSASNVILRWLERRYAAGAREAVR, encoded by the coding sequence ATGTTCGAACAACTCCTACAAAATCTGGGGCTCTCGGCCTTCAGCCTGCAGGGCTTCGGCCCGCTGCTGATGCAAGGCACCTGGATGACGATCAAGCTCTCTGCCCTGTCCTTGCTGTTAAGCGTCTTGCTCGGCCTGCTGGGCGCCAGCGCCAAGTTGTCCAGCGTCAAGCTGCTGCGTATTCCAGCCCAGCTCTACACCACGCTGATTCGCGGCGTACCCGACCTGGTGCTGATGCTGCTGATCTTCTACAGCCTGCAAACCTGGCTGACTTCTTTTACTGATTTCATGGAATGGGAATACATCGAGATCAACCCATTCGGCGCTGGGGTCATCACCCTGGGCTTCATTTATGGCGCGTACTTCACCGAAACCTTTCGCGGCGCGATCCTCGCGGTGCCTCGCGGGCAGGTCGAAGCGGCCACGGCTTATGGCCTCAAGCGTGGCCAGCGTTTCCGCTACGTGGTGTTCCCGCAAATGATGCGCTTTGCCCTGCCGGGCATCGGCAACAATTGGATGGTGATGCTCAAGGCCACCGCACTGGTGTCGATCATCGGCCTGGCCGACCTGGTCAAGGCGGCACAGGACGCGGGCAAGAGCACCTACCAGCTGTTCTACTTCCTGGTGCTGGCAGCGTTGATCTACCTGCTGATCACCAGCGCATCCAATGTCATCCTGCGCTGGCTCGAACGCCGCTACGCCGCCGGAGCCCGGGAGGCCGTGCGATGA
- a CDS encoding ABC transporter permease, whose translation MIELLQEYWRPFLYSDGVHITGLAMTLWLLSASLLIGFVVSIPLSIARVSSKFYVRWPVQFYTYLFRGTPLYIQLLICYTGIYSIEAVRAQPVLDSFFRDAMNCTILAFALNTCAYTTEIFAGAIRSMNHGEVEAAKAYGLTGWKLYAYVIMPSALRRSLPYYSNEVILMLHSTTVAFTATVPDVLKVARDANSATFLTFQSFGIAALIYLTVTFALVGLFRLAERRWLAFLGPTH comes from the coding sequence ATGATCGAACTCCTGCAGGAATACTGGCGACCGTTCCTCTACAGCGACGGCGTCCACATCACGGGCCTGGCGATGACCCTGTGGCTGCTCAGCGCTTCGTTGCTGATCGGCTTCGTGGTGTCGATCCCGCTGTCCATCGCCCGGGTTTCATCCAAGTTCTACGTCCGCTGGCCCGTGCAGTTCTATACCTACCTGTTCCGTGGCACGCCGCTCTACATCCAACTGCTGATCTGCTACACCGGCATCTACAGCATCGAGGCGGTACGCGCCCAACCCGTGCTCGACAGTTTCTTTCGCGACGCGATGAACTGCACGATCCTGGCCTTCGCCTTGAACACTTGCGCGTACACCACGGAGATTTTTGCCGGGGCAATCCGCAGCATGAACCATGGCGAGGTCGAAGCGGCCAAGGCTTACGGCTTGACCGGCTGGAAGCTCTACGCCTACGTGATCATGCCGTCGGCCCTGCGTCGTTCACTGCCGTATTACAGCAACGAAGTGATTCTGATGCTGCACTCGACGACCGTGGCGTTCACCGCTACCGTTCCCGATGTACTGAAAGTCGCGCGAGACGCCAACTCGGCCACATTCCTGACGTTCCAGTCGTTCGGGATCGCCGCGTTGATCTACCTGACCGTCACGTTTGCACTGGTGGGCCTCTTCCGTCTCGCCGAACGCCGCTGGCTGGCCTTTCTCGGCCCAACCCACTAA